A genomic window from Anopheles ziemanni chromosome X, idAnoZiCoDA_A2_x.2, whole genome shotgun sequence includes:
- the LOC131291060 gene encoding arginine/serine-rich protein PNISR-like, whose protein sequence is MNTNAGPNSLGASGSGALYGGADSSAQMLQVLASSNVMPGYQNMNKDQVDWGLLAQQWIRMREWSQPVNDFVPTPPPPPSFHDTADLGVSDCGQGDGTAFDEQGEAPMEVEKEDDNLGAGSSLMLPVAAPPGHTIVDPTATAAVASWQAKMNQLYHMNLAGHQSAPITGSTFAPVNQRDGSSTESKQPPYQRRIDRDVKLMAESVGTGEPGPPVLNGGKDYGGGESVTMNEAKRKLLPAWIREGLEKMEREKQRQLEREQERRMWEEEQRRQRSAEDEALADWSPTKPETSSALRSHEEEDGTDPPNETLNHNTEEPALVTDSIEDDDEIWATFVRTTMTDILSKVTGNLIVACVTATINKSKKRKAKQVQSKQVKPGLVTCTGALGLGIYGDSDDEDEDDEEESAGKEAVSGGDSQGDESTDDDLSDSAAVQKLEETIRRKHRDFVHTARDVEQWISSVQLSPRQKPADSEGADGMQHTTVHLPGDQDDEHRAPGIGRDELAGYGGRSAASSNGDVGSKSGSARLSGSTRDGETQPVNDKLYASQQFGKRLEKRVSRFSELQEPRARLPLNPPPVPPVMTYKLGALSSHPSDQSASVGKGQPGDATKRAAHNPADVLLLKANQRLAQQQRQHHPAGGGVVPPAPPVLTASDVEGAHGLAVGGGSGSAEKNANRYLASLQSLAKASEPKKDGDHLGGEDKAAHKSEPKESRRSDSGRSGSRQHEQRKSHAHRERSEREQRHRQDYYHRQRSRSKSSRSYTRSPHSVSRSTRSRSSRSRSRSKSHRADHSSSARHHRHRSDRSRRHHSRSWSRSSYSSSRSTSSSRSSVSQERSRSTERRRDAPGSKLFTRRPE, encoded by the exons ATGAATACTAACGCGGGGCCGAACTCGCTGGGAGCTTCCGGCTCGGGAGCGTTGTACGGTGGCGCGGATTCCTCCGCCCAGATGCTGCAGGTGCTAGCGTCGAGCAATGTGATGCCGGGCTATCAAAACATGAACAAGGATCAGGTTGACTGGGGCCTGCTGGCCCAGCAGTGGATACGGATGCGCGAGTGGTCGCAGCCAGTCAACGATTTCGTGCcaacaccgccaccgccaccaagCTTTCACGACACTGCCGACCTTGGTGTGTCTGATTGCGGGCAAGGCGACGGCACGGCGTTCGACGAGCAGGGCGAAGCGCCGATGGAGGTGGAGAAGGAGGATGATAATCTGGGGGCGGGCTCATCGCTGATGTTGCCGGTGGCTGCGCCGCCCGGGCACACCATCGTCGACCCGACGGCGACGGCAGCCGTCGCGAGCTGGCAGGCCAAGATGAACCAGTTGTATCATATGAACCTTGCCGGCCATCAATCCGCACCGATAACAGGCTCGACGTTTGCACCGGTCAATCAGCGTGATGGCAGCAGTACGGAATCAAAACAACCTCCTTACCAGCGAAGGATAGACCGCGATGTAAAGTTAATGGCGGAAAGTGTCGGTACGGGCGAACCCGGTCCACCGGTGCTGAACGGCGGAAAGGATTACGGCGGCGGCGAGTCGGTTACGATGAACGAGGCCAAACGTAAGCTGCTGCCCGCGTGGATCCGCGAGGGGCTAGAGAAGATGGAACGTGAAAAACAGCGACAGCTCGAGCGCGAGCAAGAACGGAGGATGTGGGAAGAGGAACAGCGGCGACAACGGTCCGCGGAAGATGAAGCCCTTGCCGACTGGAGTCCCACCAAGCCAGAAACGTCCTCG gcaCTACGCAGCCATGAAGAGGAAGATGGAACGGATCCACCAAATGAGACTTTAAACCATAATACAGAAGAACCAGCGTTGGTAACCGATAGTATAGAAGATGACGACGAAATATGG GCGACCTTTGTGCGAACCACGATGACGGACATTTTGTCGAAAGTGACGGGAAATTTAATTGTCGCTTGCGTCACGGCAACGATCAACAAATCGAAAAAGCGCAAGG CCAAACAAGTGCAGTCGAAGCAAGTGAAACCAGGGTTGGTAACCTGCACCGGTGCGCTGG GTCTCGGTATCTATGGCGATagcgacgacgaggacgaagacgacgaggaAGAATCCGCCGGTAAAGAGGCAGTCAGTGGCGGCGATTCGCAAGGAGACGAGTCCACGGATGACGATCTTTCCGATTCGGCTGCAGTGCAGAAGCTCGAG GAAACGATTCGCCGGAAGCATCGTGATTTCGTGCATACGGCTCGCGACGTTGAGCAGTGGATAAGCAGCGTGCAGCTAAGCCCCCGGCAAAAGCCCGCAGACTCAGAAGGGGCCGACGGGATGCAGCATACGACGGTGCACCTGCCGGGCGACCAAGACGATGAACATCGCGCGCCCGGCATCGGTCGGGACGAGTTGGCTGGCTACGGTGGCCGGTCGGCGGCGAGCTCGAACGGTGACGTCGGTTCGAAAAGTGGTTCTGCCCGCCTGTCCGGCAGCACAAGAGACGGTGAGACCCAGCCTGTAAATGATAAACTATATGCAAGCCAGCAGTTCGGTAA GCGGCTTGAGAAACGCGTGTCGCGCTTCAGCGAGCTGCAGGAGCCGCGGGCTCGGCTGCCCCTCAATCCACCGCCCGTGCCTCCGGTCATGACGTACAAGCTGGGCGCGCTCAGCTCGCATCCATCCGATCAGTCCGCTAGCGTCGGCAAAGGGCAGCCCGGGGACGCGACCAAGCGCGCTGCGCACAACCCGGCGGATGTCCTGCTGCTGAAGGCGAACCAAAGGCTGGCACAACAGCAGCGACAGCATCAtccggccggtggtggtgtggtgcCACCAGCCCCACCAGTGCTAACCGCTTCCGATGTCGAAGGTGCCCACGGGTTGGCGGTGGGGGGTGGTTCCGGGAGTGCGGAGAAAAATGCCAACCGCTACCTTGCGTCGCTGCAGTCGCTGGCGAAAGCGAGCGAGCCCAAGAAAGATGGCGACCACCTGGGCGGTGAGGATAAGGCGGCGCATAAAAGCGAACCGAAGGAAAGCCGCCGGAGTGACAGTGGCCGATCCGGTTCGCGCCAGCACGAGCAGCGCAAGTCGCACGCGCATCGAGAGCGGTCGGAAAGGGAGCAGCGCCACCGTCAGGACTACTACCATCGGCAGCGGTCGCGCTCGAAGTCGTCCCGCTCGTACACGCGCAGCCCGCACTCGGTGTCCCGCTCAACCCGCTCCCGGTCGTCCCGATCGCGGTCGCGCTCCAAGTCGCACCGGGCCGACCATTCCTCCAGCGCAcggcaccaccgccaccggtcCGACCGCAGTCGGCGCCACCATTCACGCAGCTGGTCCCGAAGCTCCTACTCCAGCTCCCGCTCGACCTCGAGTTCGCGGTCCAGCGTCAGCCAAGAACGCTCGCGGTCGACCGAACGGCGTCGCGATGCGCCCGGTTCCAAACTGTTCACCCGCCGACCGGAGTAA
- the LOC131290775 gene encoding NADH-ubiquinone oxidoreductase 49 kDa subunit-like, with product MAFTVLNTVAKRAAANVYVTNGLLKNIAALYNVQPARGAGKWFPDEQFIDQFKGPVMYPDEVTSRWKLPPWNSKIAPVEKTVRNLSLNFGPQHPAAHGVLRLVLELDGETVMRADPHIGLLHRGTEKLIEYKTYTQALPYFDRLDYVSMMCNEQCYSLAVEKLLNIDVPLRAKYIRVLFGEITRILNHIMAVGTHALDVGALTPFFWLFEEREKMMEFYERVSGARMHAAYIRPGGVSQDLPLGLLDDIYEFASKFGERLDEVEDVLTTNRIWVQRTVDIGIVSAEDALNYGFSGVMLRGSGIKWDLRKSQPYDAYDRVEFDVPIGTKGDCYDRYLCRIEEMRQSLRIIDQCLNQMPAGEIKTDDAKLTPPSRAEMKNSMEALIHHFKLFTQGYQVPPGATYTAVEAPKGEFGIYLVSDGSSRPYRCKIKAPGFAHLAALDKIGRHHMLADVVAIIGTLDVVFGEIDR from the coding sequence ATGGCATTTACGGTGCTCAACACGGTGGCGAAGCGGGCCGCCGCGAATGTTTATGTAACCAACGGGCTGCTGAAAAATATCGCCGCTTTATATAATGTGCAGCCGGCGCGCGGTGCCGGGAAGTGGTTCCCGGACGAGCAGTTTATCGACCAGTTCAAGGGCCCGGTCATGTACCCGGACGAGGTGACCTCGCGCTGGAAGCTGCCGCCGTGGAACAGCAAGATCGCACCGGTGGAGAAGACGGTGCGCAACCTGAGCCTCAACTTTGGCCCGCAACATCCGGCGGCGCACGGTGTGCTGCGGCTGGTGCTCGAGCTGGACGGTGAGACGGTGATGCGAGCCGATCCGCACATCGGCCTGCTGCACCGCGGCACCGAGAAGCTGATCGAGTACAAAACGTACACCCAGGCGCTGCCGTACTTCGACCGGCTCGACTACGTGTCGATGATGTGCAACGAGCAGTGCTACTCGCTGGCGGTTGAAAAGCTGCTCAACATCGACGTGCCGCTGCGTGCCAAGTACATCCGCGTGCTGTTCGGCGAGATCACCCGCATCCTCAACCACATCATGGCCGTGGGCACGCACGCGCTCGACGTGGGCGCCCTAACGCCGTTCTTCTGGCTGTTCGAGGAGCGCGAGAAGATGATGGAGTTCTACGAGCGCGTGTCCGGCGCCCGCATGCACGCCGCCTACATCCGCCCGGGCGGTGTGTCGCAGGATCTGCCGCTCGGTCTGCTCGACGACATCTACGAGTTCGCGTCCAAGTTCGGCGAGCGGCTGGACGAGGTCGAGGACGTGCTGACTACCAACCGCATCTGGGTGCAGCGCACGGTCGACATCGGCATCGTGTCGGCCGAGGACGCGCTCAACTACGGCTTCAGCGGCGTAATGCTGCGCGGTTCCGGCATCAAGTGGGATCTGCGCAAGTCGCAGCCGTACGACGCGTACGACCGCGTCGAGTTCGACGTGCCGATCGGCACCAAGGGTGACTGCTACGACCGCTACCTGTGCCGCATCGAGGAAATGCGCCAGTCGCTGCGCATCATCGACCAGTGCCTCAACCAGATGCCGGCCGGCGAGATCAAGACGGACGACGCGAAGCTGACGCCGCCGTCGCGCGCCGAGATGAAGAACTCGATGGAGGCGCTCATTCACCACTTCAAGCTGTTCACCCAGGGCTACCAGGTGCCGCCCGGCGCCACCTACACCGCCGTCGAGGCACCGAAGGGCGAGTTCGGCATCTACCTGGTGTCAGATGGCTCGAGCCGCCCGTACCGATGCAAGATCAAGGCACCCGGTTTCGCCCATCTGGCCGCGCTCGACAAGATCGGCCGCCACCACATGCTCGCCGACGTGGTCGCCATCATCGGCACGCTGGACGTCGTGTTCGGTGAGATCGATCGCTAG
- the LOC131291061 gene encoding uncharacterized protein C15orf61 homolog, producing MVFLVRHALQKVATSSSTTIKGGKPKVSEVLTAYLKQCNEPPWTSYFIKQRDVDNDQFGWSHFNWTLDTGTNYHILRTGCYPYMKYHCTRRPWQNLTLEDRFFRCIKVANLGLPQLFYGLAAVFLIRHVEYVEMGAGRSPVAIYFLYEEHKGSLY from the exons ATGGTGTTTCTGGTGCGGCATGCGCTGCAAAAGGTCGCCACAAGCAGCAGCACTACGATAAAAGGTGGGAAACCAAAAGTGTCCGAGGTGCTCACGGCGTACTTGAAGCAATGCAACGAGCCACCGTGGACGTCCTACTTCATTAAG CAACGCGATGTTGACAACGATCAGTTCGGTTGGTCGCACTTCAACTGGACGCTCGACACCGGCACCAACTACCACATCCTGCGAACCGGGTGCTACCCGTACATGAAGTACCACTGCACCCGCCGGCCCTGGCAGAACCTCACGCTGGAGGATCGGTTCTTCCGCTGCATCAAGGTGGCCAACCTCGGGCTGCCGCAGCTGTTCTACGGGCTTGCCGCCGTCTTTCTCATCCGGCACGTCGAGTACGTCGAAATGGGTGCAGGCCGCAGTCCCGTCGCGATCTACTTCCTCTACGAGGAGCACAAGGGTTCGCTGTACTGA
- the LOC131290430 gene encoding adenosylhomocysteinase-like 1 — MSMSSYTESSSEEDDVSPRDRTMQNSKGYTDFCVRNIKQHSFGRHEIEIAEQEMPGIMALRKQALEDKPLKGANIVGCTHVNAQTAVLIETLICLGANVRWAACNIYSTQNEVAAALAESGVPIFAWRGEIEEDFWWCIDKCVHAENWQPNMILDDGGDATHLMLKKYPVMFKMIKGIVDESVTGVHRLYQLSKTSKLTVPAMNVKDAITKTKFDSLYSCKESVIDSLKRATDIMIGGKQVVLCGYGEVGKGCAQALKGLGCIVYVTEIDPICALQACMDGFRVVKLNEVIRTVDVVITCTGNKNVVTREHMDKMKNGCIVCNMGHSNTEIDVNSLRTSELQWEKMRSQVDHIIWPGPDGKRIILLAEGRLVNLSCSSISSFVASISATTQALALIELFNAPPGRYKADVYLLPKKMDEYVASLHLPTLDAHLTELTDEQARYMGLNKAGPFKPNYYRY; from the exons ATGAGCATGA GTTCGTACACCGAGAGCAGCTCGGAGGAGGACGATGTGTCGCCGCGCGACCGCACCATGCAGAACTCGAAGGGCTACACGGACTTTTGCGTGCGCAACATCAAGCAGCACTCGTTCGGGCGGCACGAGATCGAGATCGCCGAGCAGGAGATGCCGGGCATCATGGCGCTGCGCAAGCAGGCCCTCGAGGACAAGCCGCTGAAGGGCGCGAACATCGTCGGCTGCACGCACGTCAACGCCCAGACGGCGGTGCTGATCGAGACGCTCATCTGCCTGGGCGCGAACGTCAGATGGGCCGCCTGCAACATCTACTCGACCCAG AACGAGGTAGCGGCCGCGCTGGCGGAAAGTGGCGTCCCGATCTTCGCCTGGCGCGGAGAAATCGAGGAAGACTTCTGGTGGTGCATCGACAAGTGTGTGCACGCCGAAAACTGGCAGCCGAACATGATCCTGGACGATGGCGGCGATGCCACGCACTTGATGCTGAAGAAGTACCCGGTCATGTTCAAGATGATTAAGGGAATCGTGGACGAGAGCGTCACGGGTGTGCACCGACTCTACCAGCTGTCGAAGACGAGCAAGCTGACCGTGCCGGCCATGAACGTGAAGGATGCGATCACTAAGACCAAGTTCGATAGTCTCTACAGCTGCAAGGAATCTGTCATTGACAG TCTGAAGCGCGCCACGGATATTATGATCGGCGGCAAGCAGGTCGTGCTATGCGGCTACGGCGAGGTTGGCAAGGGTTGCGCCCAGGCCCTCAAGGGACTCGGCTGTATAGTGTACGTCACCGAGATCGATCCGATCTGCGCGCTGCAGGCCTGCATGGACGGGTTCCGCGTGGTGAAGCTCAACGAGGTGATACGCACGGTGGACGTGGTGATCACCTGCACCGGCAACAAGAACGTGGTCACGCGCGAGCACATGGACAAGATGAAGAACGGCTGCATCGTGTGCAACATGGGCCACTCGAACACCGAGATCGACGTGAACAGTCTGCGCACGTCCGAGCTGCAGTGGGAGAAGATGCGCTCGCAGGTGGACCACATCATCTGGCCGGGACCGGACGGGAAGCGCATCATCCTGCTGGCCGAGGGGCGCCTGGTGAATCTGTCCTGCTCGAGCATTTCCTCGTTCGTGGCCTCCATATCGGCCACCACGCAGGCGCTCGCACTAATCGAGCTGTTCAACGCGCCGCCCGGCCGCTACAAGGCGGACGTCTATCTGCTGCCAAAGAAGATGG ACGAGTACGTGGCGAGCCTGCACCTGCCGACGCTCGATGCGCATCTGACGGAATTGACCGACGAACAGGCGCGATATATGGGCCTCAACAAGGCCGGCCCATTCAAGCCCAACTACTACAGGTATTAG